A window of the Paenibacillus woosongensis genome harbors these coding sequences:
- a CDS encoding serine hydrolase domain-containing protein, whose product MSMLFLLVICCLGTLPVNTSNTLAMTIHQDRFQFIDEEITQNMQRFNIPGMAFVLADENGTVYSKGYGVLKQDSTLKVNTSTNFHIGSISKVFTSLAIMQLRDAGQIQLHDPVTKYLPWFTTKDPILSGRITIRDLLNHTSGLPGRLNAHDLTGTSLETIEPQLGRKLQNVSLVAKPGATYEYSNINYDLLQLIIEEVSALSFPDYMSQQIFQPLGMKRTFFNQDNELEPNSATGHRYLWGNLRPFHEHLAYATLGSAGLSTNVTDLGIYISFLLSDSAASNNSVLQSSSLREMRKAAIYDSSIGYGYGWEMTRNTIEKKGGLPGFTANLIIVPGKSYGFALLANSKQNITDETNFNIYRILEGDSPIHLAKADYPAISPINKSLLYISGLLIFIVLLMWLPTLIRCFTKQGGCLWIKPTTATILICFVLNIIINVGVQYYIYVYVPFASGAPSLYRLTTAPDSVNGLTLLSIAWLVFSISVACKSLVRLNKTSQRVQKSTKSITPPRQ is encoded by the coding sequence ATGAGCATGCTGTTTCTTTTGGTGATCTGTTGCCTCGGGACTCTCCCAGTTAACACCTCTAACACCCTCGCCATGACGATACATCAAGATCGCTTTCAATTTATAGATGAAGAAATTACGCAGAACATGCAGCGGTTCAACATTCCGGGCATGGCTTTTGTGCTGGCTGATGAGAACGGTACTGTCTATTCCAAAGGTTATGGCGTGCTGAAGCAAGACAGTACCCTTAAGGTTAACACATCGACCAATTTTCATATTGGTTCTATCTCTAAGGTCTTTACCTCACTTGCGATTATGCAGCTCCGGGATGCAGGACAGATCCAACTCCATGACCCTGTCACTAAGTATTTGCCATGGTTCACCACGAAAGATCCTATTCTATCCGGCCGCATAACCATCCGGGATCTGCTAAATCATACAAGCGGGCTGCCAGGGCGGCTGAATGCCCATGATCTAACTGGAACAAGTCTGGAGACGATTGAGCCGCAACTCGGTCGGAAACTGCAGAACGTTTCTCTTGTAGCCAAGCCAGGTGCAACCTATGAGTATTCCAATATAAACTATGATCTGCTCCAACTTATTATAGAGGAAGTCAGCGCTCTTTCTTTTCCTGACTACATGAGTCAACAGATTTTTCAACCACTCGGCATGAAGCGAACATTCTTCAACCAGGATAACGAACTTGAACCTAATTCGGCCACCGGGCACCGATACCTCTGGGGGAATCTCCGGCCTTTTCATGAGCATCTTGCCTATGCTACATTGGGCTCTGCCGGTTTATCGACAAACGTTACAGATCTGGGCATTTACATTTCCTTTCTCTTAAGCGACTCTGCAGCATCAAACAATTCTGTTCTTCAATCGAGCAGTTTGCGTGAAATGCGCAAGGCGGCCATTTATGATTCGTCTATCGGGTATGGATACGGCTGGGAAATGACCAGAAATACGATTGAAAAAAAGGGAGGTCTGCCCGGGTTCACTGCTAACCTCATTATAGTTCCAGGTAAATCCTACGGCTTTGCCCTGCTTGCCAACTCCAAGCAAAATATAACCGATGAAACAAACTTTAATATTTATCGGATCCTGGAGGGGGATTCGCCTATTCATTTGGCCAAAGCCGATTATCCCGCCATTTCGCCTATAAATAAGAGTCTTCTATATATAAGCGGACTACTGATCTTCATCGTATTATTAATGTGGCTGCCCACACTCATTCGTTGTTTCACCAAGCAAGGCGGCTGTCTCTGGATCAAACCCACAACCGCAACCATACTCATCTGCTTCGTGTTGAATATCATTATAAATGTGGGAGTCCAGTATTACATTTACGTATACGTTCCCTTTGCCAGCGGAGCTCCGTCCCTCTATCGGCTTACGACGGCTCCCGATTCGGTAAATGGGTTGACGCTGCTGTCCATAGCTTGGCTCGTCTTCAGCATTTCAGTCGCGTGCAAGTCCTTAGTTCGCTTAAATAAGACATCACAGAGGGTTCAGAAAAGCACTAAATCAATCACTCCGCCTCGACAATGA
- a CDS encoding FecCD family ABC transporter permease — protein sequence MTIKKRKTIPFPYKLLAGIIAFIGMFVIALVFGAADTSIQDVWLALTSNTAGDKISMIREIRLPREVAAIFVGAALAVAGAIMQGMTKNPLADPGLLGLTAGANAALAVTIAFIPAANYFGIMIGCFIGAAVGAALVFGIAAARKGGLSHFRIVLAGAAISAFLYAIAEGIGIYFKISKDVSMWTAGGMIGTTWKQLLIIVPFIALGILVSLFLSRQLTILSLSEEVAVGLGQNIAVIKTVLFIVIILLAGASVALVGNMVFIGLMIPHVVRAIVGTDYRYIIPMSAISGAAFMLFADTLGRTINAPYETPVAAIVAMMGLPFFLFIVHKGGKAFS from the coding sequence ATGACTATAAAAAAACGAAAGACCATCCCCTTTCCTTACAAGCTCCTGGCCGGGATCATTGCATTTATCGGCATGTTCGTCATTGCCCTGGTTTTTGGAGCCGCAGACACGTCGATCCAAGATGTATGGCTGGCGCTAACTTCTAATACTGCAGGCGATAAAATTTCCATGATTCGCGAAATCCGCCTGCCTCGCGAAGTTGCAGCTATTTTCGTCGGAGCAGCCCTGGCTGTGGCTGGGGCGATCATGCAGGGCATGACGAAGAACCCGCTCGCAGATCCCGGCCTGCTTGGCCTGACAGCCGGGGCGAATGCGGCGCTGGCCGTAACGATCGCCTTCATTCCTGCGGCCAACTACTTCGGCATCATGATCGGCTGCTTTATTGGGGCGGCTGTCGGGGCCGCGCTGGTCTTCGGCATCGCCGCGGCTAGGAAGGGCGGCCTGTCCCATTTCCGAATCGTGCTGGCCGGGGCAGCCATCTCGGCATTCCTGTATGCGATCGCTGAGGGGATCGGGATTTATTTCAAAATATCCAAGGACGTATCCATGTGGACGGCAGGCGGCATGATCGGCACGACCTGGAAGCAGCTCCTGATCATCGTGCCCTTTATCGCGCTCGGCATCCTGGTATCGTTATTCCTCTCCCGCCAGCTGACCATCCTCAGCTTAAGCGAAGAGGTTGCCGTGGGACTAGGCCAGAATATCGCGGTCATCAAGACGGTTCTCTTCATCGTGATCATTCTGCTGGCCGGAGCTTCTGTGGCGCTTGTCGGGAATATGGTGTTCATCGGCCTGATGATTCCGCACGTCGTCCGGGCCATCGTAGGTACCGATTATAGGTACATTATCCCGATGTCGGCGATTTCGGGAGCTGCGTTCATGCTGTTTGCCGACACGCTGGGCCGAACTATCAACGCTCCTTACGAGACGCCCGTGGCCGCCATTGTGGCGATGATGGGTCTTCCTTTCTTCCTGTTCATCGTACATAAAGGAGGCAAAGCATTCTCATGA
- the deoD gene encoding purine-nucleoside phosphorylase: MSFHIEAKVGEVAESVLLPGDPLRAKYIAETFLEDTVCYNQVRGMLGFTGTYKGKRVSIQGTGMGMPSASIYIHELINDYGAKHLVRIGTCGAIQPDVKIRDVIIAQAAATNSAIIRNQFPGYDFPQIGNFDSIKTAYEIGVSKGLNLRVGNVLSSDLFYTDSSDEFSKLGKHGVLAVEMETAALYYLTAKFGVKGLSLLTVSDHILTGEQTTAQERQTTFNDMIEVALETVTQ; this comes from the coding sequence ATGAGCTTTCACATCGAAGCTAAAGTTGGCGAAGTCGCAGAATCCGTCTTACTGCCGGGAGATCCGCTGCGCGCGAAATATATTGCCGAGACTTTCCTGGAGGATACTGTCTGCTACAATCAGGTCCGCGGTATGCTGGGCTTTACAGGAACCTACAAAGGCAAGCGCGTGTCGATTCAAGGAACCGGTATGGGGATGCCTTCCGCTTCTATCTACATCCACGAATTGATTAATGACTACGGTGCCAAGCATCTTGTGCGGATCGGCACCTGCGGCGCGATTCAACCGGATGTCAAAATCCGTGACGTCATTATCGCTCAAGCTGCTGCTACCAATTCCGCGATCATTCGCAACCAGTTCCCTGGATACGACTTCCCGCAAATCGGGAATTTCGACTCCATTAAAACCGCTTATGAAATCGGTGTCAGCAAAGGGCTGAATCTGCGCGTCGGCAACGTTCTTTCCTCCGACCTTTTCTATACAGATAGCAGCGATGAATTCAGCAAGCTTGGCAAACACGGCGTATTGGCGGTAGAAATGGAGACAGCTGCACTGTACTACCTCACGGCTAAATTTGGAGTAAAAGGCTTAAGTCTGCTTACGGTCAGCGACCACATCCTGACCGGCGAGCAAACCACGGCTCAAGAGAGGCAAACGACGTTCAACGACATGATTGAAGTCGCCCTGGAGACCGTTACTCAATAA
- a CDS encoding FecCD family ABC transporter permease: MIQRALLRKQRLILLILLALIIATVVIGMGIGYSSLSYDRLIPTLVGQGTFKEEFVLFSVRLPRIVITLLAGMALALSGAILQGITRNDLADPGIIGINSGAGVAIAVFFLFFPIKAGPFVYLLPLVAFIGAFLTVCAIYVFSYHRTAGLQPVRLVLTGIGFSMALSGVMIVLISSAERAKVDFIAKWIAGNIWGSDWPFILAMLPWLGALIPFTLYKAHRLNLMELSEPVTIGVGVPVERERIVLLLTAVALAASAVSVTGGISFIGLMAPHIAKALIGPRNQLFIPIAVLIGGWLLLAADTIGRNIVQPDGIPAGIMVALIGAPYFVYLLLRK, translated from the coding sequence ATGATACAACGGGCATTACTACGCAAACAGCGCCTTATTCTGCTGATCCTGCTGGCGCTGATCATCGCCACGGTCGTTATTGGCATGGGAATCGGCTACTCTTCTTTATCCTATGACCGGTTAATCCCTACTCTGGTCGGTCAGGGCACATTCAAAGAGGAGTTTGTATTGTTCTCCGTCAGGCTGCCGCGAATCGTCATTACGCTGCTGGCCGGCATGGCGCTGGCCTTGTCAGGGGCCATCCTGCAAGGGATTACGCGCAACGATTTGGCTGACCCGGGGATTATAGGCATTAACTCTGGGGCTGGTGTGGCAATTGCGGTGTTCTTTTTATTTTTTCCGATCAAGGCAGGACCGTTTGTGTACTTGCTTCCTTTGGTGGCCTTCATTGGGGCCTTTCTGACGGTGTGTGCCATCTATGTATTCTCATACCATCGGACGGCTGGCCTGCAGCCTGTGCGCTTGGTGCTTACCGGGATCGGCTTCTCCATGGCGCTGTCCGGGGTCATGATCGTCCTCATCTCCTCCGCGGAGCGGGCCAAGGTGGACTTCATCGCCAAGTGGATTGCCGGCAACATCTGGGGTTCCGATTGGCCCTTCATCTTGGCGATGCTGCCCTGGCTGGGTGCGCTTATTCCCTTTACCTTGTACAAGGCCCATCGCCTGAATTTGATGGAGCTGAGCGAACCGGTCACGATCGGTGTAGGCGTGCCCGTTGAAAGAGAGCGAATCGTGCTGCTGCTTACTGCCGTTGCCCTCGCGGCGTCTGCCGTCTCCGTCACGGGCGGAATTTCATTCATCGGCCTGATGGCTCCGCACATAGCCAAGGCGCTTATCGGGCCGCGCAACCAGCTGTTCATCCCTATTGCGGTACTCATTGGCGGGTGGCTGCTGCTCGCAGCCGATACGATTGGCCGCAACATCGTTCAGCCAGACGGCATTCCGGCAGGGATCATGGTCGCCCTGATCGGCGCCCCCTACTTTGTCTATTTGCTGCTCAGAAAATAA
- a CDS encoding stalk domain-containing protein: MMRKIMTTMLSITSALTLSISALAAPVIAAPDAASGPAGDIAKMYRIKHELKFNLQGTSATLDGKSIRADQPILKNGRVFVPLRTLQESGAAASVTWDAKKREARVVMKPQVVPSWQELSFRIGSDQIYLPDGDTIPGEKIPKPFLANGRIYIPVKPLAWLGVTASLNQGTVTWNWSEKIIEVLTPSWEVDGETAKFSMLYQEDMYAPQFLFAFGSGGWGGGTGQVTAKGISQDGRLYNRMEFEAELRPGINPFKLYAISAGEAHFTVLRKVSDSAAVPVKLTEEGQQYITINQPASGYVNVKSGAEIAIEGTMVKSHHLFDQVTVAVQKYNPKPEDSYSVYETVSTKRLPIQAGKFSGTVRVEAPGNYLVRIDSPNYIAAPERGPVATKWAEFIVEAE, translated from the coding sequence ATGATGAGGAAAATAATGACCACTATGCTGTCCATCACGTCAGCGCTGACTCTAAGCATAAGTGCACTAGCTGCCCCTGTAATCGCTGCGCCGGATGCGGCCAGTGGCCCGGCGGGAGACATTGCGAAAATGTACCGGATCAAGCACGAATTGAAATTTAATTTGCAAGGCACTTCCGCGACATTAGACGGAAAGAGCATACGTGCAGATCAACCGATTCTAAAGAACGGCCGGGTCTTTGTGCCGCTGCGTACGCTCCAGGAGAGCGGTGCCGCCGCCTCTGTGACATGGGATGCCAAGAAAAGGGAGGCACGGGTTGTCATGAAGCCGCAAGTTGTCCCTAGCTGGCAGGAGCTATCCTTCCGCATTGGTTCGGATCAAATTTATTTGCCTGATGGGGACACGATACCAGGCGAGAAAATTCCAAAGCCATTCTTGGCGAACGGGCGTATATATATTCCCGTGAAGCCGCTGGCATGGCTCGGTGTTACTGCGTCGCTGAACCAGGGAACAGTTACCTGGAATTGGAGCGAGAAGATCATTGAAGTGCTGACTCCGAGCTGGGAGGTCGACGGAGAGACGGCCAAATTCTCGATGCTGTATCAGGAGGATATGTATGCCCCGCAATTTCTGTTCGCTTTTGGCAGCGGAGGTTGGGGTGGAGGAACTGGGCAAGTGACGGCCAAAGGCATATCGCAGGATGGCCGCCTTTACAACCGCATGGAGTTTGAGGCTGAACTGCGGCCCGGTATAAATCCTTTCAAGTTATATGCTATTTCCGCAGGCGAAGCCCATTTCACTGTTTTGCGCAAGGTTAGCGATTCTGCTGCGGTGCCTGTGAAATTGACGGAGGAAGGCCAGCAATACATTACAATTAATCAGCCTGCGTCCGGATATGTCAATGTGAAAAGCGGTGCCGAAATTGCAATTGAGGGGACGATGGTAAAGTCCCATCACTTATTCGACCAAGTTACTGTAGCAGTGCAGAAATATAATCCAAAGCCTGAAGATTCTTATAGCGTATACGAGACAGTCAGCACCAAGAGGCTCCCGATTCAGGCCGGCAAGTTTTCAGGAACCGTTCGAGTCGAGGCCCCGGGTAACTACCTAGTCAGAATCGACAGCCCGAACTACATCGCTGCTCCTGAACGAGGGCCGGTAGCGACGAAGTGGGCTGAGTTCATTGTCGAGGCGGAGTGA
- a CDS encoding NAD(P)/FAD-dependent oxidoreductase: MEEQGQDIFDVTIIGGGPAGLYSAFYSGLREMKTKLIEYQPRLGGKVHVYPEKMIWDVGGLTPVPGAKLIEQLVEQGLTFNPEVVLNEKVESISRDGEGIFVLQAASGRKHYSRTVIVAVGGGILNPQKLEIEGAERFEVSNLNYTVKSLQRFKGKTVIISGGGNSAIDWANELEPIAGQVYLTYRKESLSGHEAQVTQLLNSSAKCYFNTSITKLIAGENHEAIERVELTNHETGEVMFLGVDEVIINHGYERDTTLLENSELNIDIADNYYIAGSSGSESSIGGLYAAGDILKHDGKLHLIAGAFQDAANAVNRAKQYIQPDAHKNGMVSSHNEIFKARNRELIKQMIK; the protein is encoded by the coding sequence GTGGAGGAGCAAGGGCAGGACATATTTGATGTAACGATCATTGGCGGGGGGCCTGCAGGGCTGTACTCCGCTTTTTACAGCGGGCTTCGGGAAATGAAGACCAAGCTGATAGAATATCAGCCAAGGCTGGGCGGCAAGGTTCATGTCTATCCCGAGAAGATGATTTGGGACGTTGGGGGATTGACGCCAGTTCCCGGTGCGAAATTGATCGAGCAGCTCGTTGAGCAGGGACTGACCTTTAATCCGGAGGTTGTATTGAATGAGAAGGTAGAGTCTATTTCTCGGGATGGGGAAGGCATCTTTGTTTTACAGGCTGCTTCAGGACGGAAGCACTACTCGCGCACGGTAATCGTCGCCGTGGGCGGCGGCATCCTGAATCCGCAGAAGCTGGAGATTGAAGGCGCGGAGAGATTCGAGGTGTCTAACCTGAACTACACGGTAAAATCGCTCCAGCGTTTCAAAGGGAAGACTGTCATTATATCCGGTGGCGGCAATTCTGCGATCGATTGGGCGAATGAACTGGAGCCGATTGCCGGCCAGGTCTATTTGACTTACCGCAAAGAGTCGTTGTCCGGGCATGAGGCGCAAGTGACCCAGCTGCTGAACAGCTCCGCTAAATGTTATTTTAATACGTCGATTACGAAGCTGATTGCTGGTGAGAACCACGAAGCGATAGAACGTGTAGAACTGACGAATCATGAGACGGGCGAGGTGATGTTCCTTGGCGTCGATGAAGTCATTATTAATCACGGCTATGAACGCGATACTACCCTGCTGGAGAATAGCGAACTGAACATAGACATTGCGGACAATTATTATATTGCCGGCAGTTCCGGCAGCGAGTCCTCTATCGGGGGATTGTATGCCGCCGGCGATATCTTGAAGCACGACGGGAAGCTGCATCTTATTGCCGGGGCTTTCCAGGATGCCGCCAATGCGGTCAATCGAGCCAAGCAATACATCCAGCCTGACGCTCACAAGAACGGGATGGTTTCTTCTCATAACGAGATCTTCAAGGCACGCAACCGGGAATTGATTAAGCAAATGATCAAATGA
- a CDS encoding iron-hydroxamate ABC transporter substrate-binding protein, whose product MKRLWIPIILLFVLLVSACGSQAADHRGNSGGTGQNTDAASENKGAPDGNSEAGTITYQSENGPIEVPANPQRVIVLSSFAGNVMALNVNLVGVDSWSKMNPRFADQLKDVEEVSDESLEKIIELDPDLIIGLSNINNVNKLQEIAPTVTFTYGKVDYLTQHLEIGKLLNKEKEAQAWVDDFKQRAQQAGEDIKAKIGADATVSVIENFDKQIYVFGDNWGRGTEILYQEMKLAMPEKVKEMALKDGYYALSLEVLPEYAGDYLIVSKNPDTDNSFMETDTYKNMPAVKNKHVFEANAKEFYFNDPVTLDYQLEFFIDHFLNK is encoded by the coding sequence GTGAAGAGGCTATGGATTCCAATAATACTATTATTTGTACTCCTGGTTAGCGCATGCGGCAGCCAGGCCGCAGATCATAGAGGAAACAGCGGGGGAACCGGCCAAAATACGGACGCTGCTTCAGAGAACAAGGGAGCGCCGGACGGCAATAGCGAAGCTGGAACGATCACTTACCAGTCCGAGAACGGACCTATCGAAGTGCCTGCAAATCCGCAGCGCGTTATCGTGCTTTCCTCTTTTGCCGGTAATGTCATGGCTCTGAACGTAAATCTGGTTGGCGTCGATTCATGGTCGAAGATGAACCCGCGCTTTGCCGATCAACTTAAAGATGTAGAAGAAGTCTCCGACGAAAGTCTGGAGAAAATTATTGAGCTTGACCCCGACCTGATCATCGGTCTGTCCAATATTAACAATGTCAACAAGCTGCAAGAGATTGCCCCTACGGTAACGTTTACTTATGGGAAGGTTGATTATTTGACCCAGCACCTGGAGATCGGCAAGCTGCTGAACAAGGAGAAGGAAGCTCAAGCGTGGGTCGACGATTTCAAACAAAGAGCGCAGCAAGCCGGAGAAGACATTAAGGCGAAGATCGGGGCGGACGCCACCGTTTCGGTCATTGAGAACTTCGATAAGCAGATTTATGTATTTGGCGACAACTGGGGACGCGGCACGGAAATCCTGTACCAGGAGATGAAGCTGGCCATGCCGGAGAAGGTCAAGGAAATGGCGCTGAAAGACGGATACTACGCCTTATCTCTGGAGGTTCTGCCTGAATATGCCGGAGATTACCTGATCGTCAGCAAGAACCCGGATACGGACAACTCCTTCATGGAGACCGATACGTATAAAAATATGCCGGCCGTCAAAAACAAACATGTATTCGAAGCCAATGCGAAGGAATTCTATTTCAACGATCCGGTCACCTTGGACTACCAGCTGGAATTTTTTATCGATCACTTCTTAAACAAGTAG
- a CDS encoding SDR family oxidoreductase: MKVLFIGGTGTISSAITQQLAETENCELYLLNRGTRNSGLPAGVNILQADINDEAAVARLIENMNFDVVADFIAFHPEQLERDYRLFNGRTKQFIFISSASAYQTPLSDYRVTEGTPLSNPYWEYSRNKIACEEYLVKQYRENSFPITIVRPSHTYCERSIPLGVHGSKGSWQVAKRMLENKPVIIHGDGTSLWTMTHNSDFAKGFIGLMGNIHAIGESVHITSDETVTWNQIYEMIADALGVKLNAVHVSSEFLAACSSDDLRGSLLGDKANSVVFDNSKLKRLVPEFVATTRLDQGIKQTVQYILAHPELQLEDPEFDAWCDKVIDAMDRAVKAVTE, from the coding sequence ATGAAAGTATTATTTATCGGCGGAACGGGAACGATCAGCTCAGCGATCACGCAGCAGCTGGCCGAGACGGAGAATTGCGAGCTGTATTTGTTGAACCGGGGAACAAGAAATAGCGGATTGCCGGCCGGAGTCAATATTCTGCAAGCCGACATCAATGATGAAGCCGCCGTTGCTCGGCTTATCGAGAATATGAACTTTGATGTCGTGGCCGATTTTATCGCCTTCCACCCCGAGCAGCTGGAGAGGGATTATCGCCTGTTCAACGGGAGAACGAAGCAATTTATTTTCATCAGCTCGGCGTCAGCCTATCAGACCCCATTGTCGGATTATAGAGTTACTGAAGGAACGCCATTATCGAACCCTTATTGGGAGTATTCCAGAAATAAAATCGCCTGCGAAGAGTATCTGGTGAAGCAGTACCGGGAGAATAGCTTCCCGATAACGATTGTAAGGCCAAGCCATACGTATTGCGAGCGCTCCATCCCGTTGGGCGTGCATGGCAGCAAGGGAAGCTGGCAGGTCGCTAAGCGGATGCTTGAGAACAAGCCGGTCATTATTCATGGGGATGGAACCTCACTTTGGACAATGACACATAACAGCGATTTTGCCAAAGGCTTCATAGGCTTGATGGGCAACATTCATGCGATCGGCGAGTCCGTTCATATTACATCTGATGAGACGGTAACCTGGAACCAAATCTATGAGATGATTGCCGATGCTTTGGGCGTGAAGCTGAATGCGGTTCATGTGTCCTCCGAATTTCTGGCGGCGTGCAGCTCGGATGATTTACGGGGCAGTCTGCTGGGGGATAAAGCCAATTCAGTCGTGTTCGATAATTCTAAACTGAAACGCCTTGTTCCGGAATTCGTGGCAACGACTAGGCTTGATCAAGGCATCAAGCAGACTGTGCAGTACATACTGGCCCATCCGGAGCTTCAACTGGAGGATCCGGAATTCGATGCGTGGTGTGACAAGGTGATCGATGCCATGGACCGTGCTGTAAAGGCTGTAACTGAATAA
- a CDS encoding SDR family NAD(P)-dependent oxidoreductase: protein MVNVRGRWALITGASRGVGYQIAIFMAKQGCNLILHSRSLEHTRKVEEEVKALGVEAYGVQAELANHEEVVAMLDEIEANGTEVDIVFNNAAVQIAYRTDYWSTPVEDFEMSFRINFISIVTICNRLIPKMIERGFGRVINTTSGIRNEPEQAGYAASKAALDKFTKDLASRLEGTDVMINITDPGWCRTDLGGPQAPCAVESVVPGIAVGAFVDDKKSARFFPAQDFVGMTLEDAVAKAEKIEANPYTI, encoded by the coding sequence ATGGTAAACGTCAGAGGAAGATGGGCGCTGATTACGGGCGCAAGCCGGGGCGTCGGTTATCAGATTGCTATTTTTATGGCCAAGCAGGGCTGCAACCTGATTTTGCACAGCAGAAGTCTGGAGCATACCCGGAAAGTCGAAGAAGAGGTTAAGGCATTGGGCGTAGAAGCCTATGGTGTGCAAGCCGAGCTGGCTAACCATGAGGAAGTCGTGGCCATGCTGGATGAGATTGAAGCAAACGGGACCGAGGTCGACATCGTCTTCAACAATGCGGCGGTGCAAATTGCGTATAGAACTGATTATTGGAGCACGCCCGTCGAGGACTTCGAAATGAGCTTCCGCATTAATTTCATTTCGATCGTCACCATCTGCAACAGGCTGATTCCAAAAATGATTGAACGCGGCTTCGGACGGGTCATCAACACGACAAGCGGCATCCGGAACGAGCCCGAGCAAGCCGGTTATGCGGCAAGCAAAGCCGCTCTGGACAAATTCACGAAGGATCTGGCTTCCCGTTTAGAGGGAACCGATGTAATGATCAACATTACCGATCCAGGCTGGTGCCGAACCGATCTAGGCGGGCCGCAGGCTCCATGCGCTGTTGAGAGCGTTGTTCCCGGCATCGCGGTAGGCGCCTTTGTAGACGATAAGAAAAGCGCGCGCTTCTTCCCTGCGCAGGACTTCGTCGGCATGACGCTTGAAGACGCGGTAGCCAAAGCCGAGAAGATCGAAGCGAATCCATATACCATTTAG
- a CDS encoding winged helix-turn-helix transcriptional regulator, whose product MKKKKYNISVEATLEVIGGKWKCVILCHLTHGKKRTSELKRLMPEITQKMLTQQLRELEADGVINRIIYNQVPPKVEYELSEYGQSLRGILDALCAWGDKHITKVYGNKFAVLEENVLNGHLE is encoded by the coding sequence TTGAAAAAGAAGAAATATAATATTTCCGTAGAAGCCACGCTGGAGGTCATTGGGGGCAAGTGGAAATGTGTGATTCTGTGCCATCTGACGCATGGCAAGAAGCGAACGAGCGAATTGAAGCGGCTTATGCCGGAAATTACCCAGAAAATGCTGACGCAGCAATTGCGCGAGCTGGAGGCAGACGGCGTAATTAATAGAATTATATATAATCAAGTGCCACCTAAGGTGGAGTATGAATTAAGCGAATACGGACAAAGCCTGCGAGGGATCCTGGATGCCTTATGCGCATGGGGGGATAAGCATATCACCAAGGTGTACGGCAATAAATTCGCCGTATTGGAAGAGAATGTTTTAAATGGACATTTGGAATGA